ACATACATTTATATATTTTTACTCAAATAATTCATTTAAAATAGGTATAACATTTATTACTGGCTCTTCATAAGGGTGCACTTTTCTTATAATTTTTAGAGCATTTTCTACATATTCACGTTTGCATCTCATTTCTATTTTACATTCCTCACCTTTACATAGTTCTCCTATATTACCTTCATGAGGCTCTGCTCCTTTAAGCGGTCTCCAATATCCTTTTACTTCATTTATAGACATGCAGTGATCATAATTACCTATTTTGCCCACATTTGCTTCGCTAAGTTTGTCACCTAACTGTTCAACAAACTCCTTTGGAATAAAAATTTCAATTTTGAATTGATTTATTTGCATTTCAATCAGCTCCTATAAATATCTTTTTAAATCATTTTATAACATTAATTTTTGTATGTAAATATTTAAGAATAATATATGCATTTTTGTGTCAAAATATTAGAAAAACAATGGTGGCGATATTATGAAAACTCATAAAATATTATCCATAATTTTAATAAACACTATTTTGATTTCTTCATTTACTAGCTGCAAATTTAATAGTAAAAAAAGCATAACTCCTAATACCGCAAATGCTTCTGCCAGCGTAGAATCTCCTATTACAAAGGCTTCTAAAAAAGTTCTTCCCTCAGTAGTTGGCGTTACTACAACCTATATTGATAGAGACTACACAAAAAAAGAAGGTGTAGGCTCAGGAATGATAATCGACAGCGATGGGTATATTTTAACAAATAATCATGTTGCTGGCGCAGGTAGTAAGGACATAAAAATATCACTTTATGATGGAAGCTCCGTTCCTGCAAAAACACTATGGGCAAATGAAAGCTTAGATTTATCCATATTAAAAATTGATAAAAAAAATCTTACGCCTGTAGCTTTCGGAGATTCTTCAAATGTTGAGATAGGAGAAACCGCAATCGCTATAGGTAATCCTCTAGGATTAAACTTTCAAAGGACTGTAACTTCTGGAATAGTAAGTGCTGTTAATAGAACCGTTGAAGCAGGTGAAGGTACTTTCATGGAAGATTTGCTTCAAACAGATGCCTCCATCAATCCTGGTAATAGTGGTGGTCCTCTAATAAATTCAGACGGAAAAGTTATAGGAGTAAACTCAGCCAAAATAACTAGTGCCGAAGGAATAGGTTTTGCCATACCTATCAATATAGTTAAGCCTGTTCTTAAAAGTTTAACCACCACAGGTCAATTTAAAACACCAATAATAGGAATTATAGGTCTTGATAAATCAATGAACGGCTATCTTAATTTAAATATTCAAAAAGGAATTTATGTATATGACGTTTCACCTAATAGTGGTGCATCAGCTGCTGGAATACACAAGGGAGATATTATTTTATCTCTTAATGGAAAAGATATAAACTCAATGAATGAACTTAGAGAA
The Clostridium felsineum DSM 794 DNA segment above includes these coding regions:
- the cutA gene encoding Nif3-like dinuclear metal center hexameric protein → MQINQFKIEIFIPKEFVEQLGDKLSEANVGKIGNYDHCMSINEVKGYWRPLKGAEPHEGNIGELCKGEECKIEMRCKREYVENALKIIRKVHPYEEPVINVIPILNELFE
- a CDS encoding S1C family serine protease, which produces MKTHKILSIILINTILISSFTSCKFNSKKSITPNTANASASVESPITKASKKVLPSVVGVTTTYIDRDYTKKEGVGSGMIIDSDGYILTNNHVAGAGSKDIKISLYDGSSVPAKTLWANESLDLSILKIDKKNLTPVAFGDSSNVEIGETAIAIGNPLGLNFQRTVTSGIVSAVNRTVEAGEGTFMEDLLQTDASINPGNSGGPLINSDGKVIGVNSAKITSAEGIGFAIPINIVKPVLKSLTTTGQFKTPIIGIIGLDKSMNGYLNLNIQKGIYVYDVSPNSGASAAGIHKGDIILSLNGKDINSMNELREAVYTIGANNKVSLKLHTKSGEKTVSVVIQSST